A genomic stretch from Candidatus Bathyanammoxibius amoris includes:
- a CDS encoding PQQ-binding-like beta-propeller repeat protein — MTHPVWHCLLVILLLLFSGKTSLSGTSQSWPMFRHDPQRTGQSQYAGSRKGTLKWCFKTKDEVSSSPVIGAGGTIYFGSLDGNIYALTPEGKVKWSYSMDNKIYSSPALDSDGNVYVCSWAGRVVALDTEGRPRWKIQIHGRISSSPVISETGGGKGDKVLYVGSDDYRLYAIGGDGKMRWAFNTRKYVDSSPAIGPDGTVYVGSNDRFLYAIGPDGTLKWRYDTSGTVTSTPAVGSDGTIYVGSSSRALYALGDDGKLKWSFKAPHWIDSSPAIGPQGGIYFGSNDGTLLAVSGGGAPMWTYRTRGDITSSPAVDREGNVYFGSWDGNLYAVDNDGMFLWRLHTDGPVRSSPAIGDDGTIYFGSADGGLYAVGE; from the coding sequence ATGACACACCCTGTGTGGCACTGCCTTTTGGTAATTCTATTGCTGCTTTTTTCAGGGAAAACTTCCCTGTCCGGCACCAGCCAGTCATGGCCCATGTTCCGCCATGACCCACAACGTACGGGGCAGAGCCAGTACGCGGGAAGCAGGAAGGGAACCCTTAAGTGGTGTTTCAAGACGAAGGACGAGGTAAGTTCGTCACCCGTAATAGGGGCCGGCGGCACCATCTACTTTGGTTCGCTCGACGGCAATATATATGCTCTCACGCCGGAGGGTAAAGTAAAGTGGAGTTATTCCATGGATAACAAGATATATTCTTCCCCCGCCCTGGACAGTGACGGGAATGTATACGTCTGTTCGTGGGCAGGAAGGGTTGTTGCCCTGGACACTGAAGGCAGGCCCAGGTGGAAGATACAGATACACGGCAGGATCAGCTCCTCGCCGGTAATTTCAGAGACGGGCGGCGGTAAAGGTGACAAGGTCCTTTACGTAGGCTCCGATGATTATCGGCTATACGCAATCGGCGGGGACGGAAAGATGAGATGGGCCTTTAACACCAGGAAGTACGTAGATTCATCTCCCGCAATCGGACCTGACGGCACGGTTTATGTGGGCTCTAACGACCGCTTCCTTTATGCCATTGGTCCCGACGGTACACTGAAGTGGAGGTATGACACGTCAGGCACAGTAACCTCTACCCCGGCAGTTGGGAGTGACGGCACTATATATGTGGGTTCCAGCAGTCGCGCCCTGTATGCCCTGGGGGATGACGGCAAGCTCAAGTGGAGCTTTAAGGCTCCACACTGGATAGACTCTTCTCCCGCTATCGGTCCTCAGGGCGGCATTTACTTCGGCTCAAACGATGGCACACTGCTGGCGGTCAGCGGCGGGGGCGCCCCGATGTGGACGTACCGTACACGCGGCGATATTACGTCTTCGCCGGCGGTGGACAGGGAAGGCAACGTGTATTTTGGTTCGTGGGATGGAAACCTCTACGCCGTAGACAATGACGGGATGTTCTTGTGGAGACTGCATACAGACGGGCCGGTGCGTTCATCCCCTGCCATCGGAGACGACGGCACCATATACTTTGGCTCCGCCGACGGCGGGCTTTATGCAGTTGGAGAATAG
- a CDS encoding 1-acyl-sn-glycerol-3-phosphate acyltransferase, translating to MALISLVVLKLFFRLDVKGRQNIPSEGPIILAANHFSIIDPWVLQVSCPRRIIYMVEDEYYQSWGWWFYRMHRAIPVKTGGFNKEAVVTGLKALKNNSVLGIFPEGWGEEVDGKVGQGSAGVAMLSCKSRAPVLPIYIDGVYEALPKGAILPRFTRVTVKYGKPIRCDTAKKPDKETLRRMTDEIMDKIRELAKNGE from the coding sequence TTGGCACTAATATCTCTGGTTGTGCTAAAGCTGTTTTTCAGGCTTGATGTAAAGGGCAGGCAGAATATACCTAGTGAGGGGCCCATCATCCTGGCCGCCAATCACTTTAGCATAATAGACCCCTGGGTTCTGCAGGTATCCTGCCCACGAAGGATAATCTACATGGTTGAAGACGAGTACTACCAGAGCTGGGGGTGGTGGTTTTATCGAATGCATCGGGCCATACCTGTAAAGACCGGGGGTTTCAACAAGGAAGCTGTGGTTACAGGGTTGAAGGCCTTAAAAAATAACAGTGTACTGGGTATCTTCCCCGAAGGATGGGGGGAAGAGGTGGATGGTAAGGTTGGACAAGGAAGCGCTGGCGTGGCAATGCTGTCTTGCAAAAGCCGCGCGCCTGTGTTGCCCATATATATAGACGGGGTATATGAGGCCTTGCCCAAGGGCGCAATCCTCCCGCGTTTCACGAGAGTGACCGTCAAATATGGAAAACCCATTAGATGTGACACCGCCAAGAAACCCGACAAAGAAACACTGCGCAGGATGACAGACGAGATAATGGATAAGATTAGAGAGCTGGCGAAAAATGGAGAGTAG
- a CDS encoding PQQ-binding-like beta-propeller repeat protein, producing the protein MMMIIEKHHGISRSSLLPFCLLLILVMTYGSPVVSAAGEDSTIPWQMFRNNPLHTGQSPYPGARAGVLKWKFHTSGNVTSSPAVGPDGTVYVGSEDGVLYAVTPEGKKKWGFHTEAGITSSPAIAPDGTIYVGSRDKRLYAVNRDGSLKWVFETGGSIYSSPTLTPDGTIYIGSSDNKLYVINEDGWPKWIYAAPSSISASPGIGLDGSVYFGTNGGVVFALAAEGTFKWKKRLGRSIYASYSSPAIAPDENVFIGSETGRLYGLNTDGKIAFRAQAGREIHASPAIDSDGTLYFGSYDGNFYVITRDGRLKWSYKTGGIIESSPALDADGNVYFGTGELRGANGRAGRLLALDPDGKLLWAFETEDWIESSPAIGPGGVIYVGSNDHNLYAIGPSSAK; encoded by the coding sequence ATGATGATGATAATAGAAAAACACCACGGGATATCCAGGAGTTCCCTCCTCCCCTTCTGCCTGTTATTGATTCTTGTAATGACGTACGGCAGCCCGGTCGTTAGCGCCGCTGGAGAGGATTCCACAATACCCTGGCAGATGTTCAGAAATAATCCGCTCCACACCGGACAGAGTCCATATCCGGGCGCAAGGGCGGGCGTCCTTAAGTGGAAATTCCATACCTCAGGCAACGTGACGTCTTCTCCCGCGGTGGGCCCTGACGGCACAGTCTATGTGGGTTCTGAAGACGGCGTGCTCTATGCGGTTACCCCCGAAGGCAAGAAGAAGTGGGGTTTTCATACTGAGGCAGGAATCACCTCATCCCCCGCAATAGCCCCGGACGGGACAATATACGTGGGTTCCCGGGACAAGAGACTCTATGCCGTCAATAGGGACGGCTCCTTGAAGTGGGTCTTCGAGACGGGCGGGAGCATCTACTCTTCTCCTACCCTGACACCTGACGGAACGATATACATAGGTTCCAGTGACAATAAGCTCTACGTAATAAATGAGGACGGCTGGCCTAAATGGATCTACGCGGCGCCGAGCTCCATTAGCGCGAGTCCCGGTATCGGGCTGGATGGTTCCGTGTATTTCGGAACGAATGGCGGAGTAGTATTCGCCCTGGCCGCCGAGGGCACATTCAAGTGGAAGAAGAGGTTGGGGAGGTCCATATATGCATCGTACTCTTCTCCTGCCATTGCTCCGGACGAAAACGTGTTCATCGGCTCTGAGACCGGCCGCCTTTACGGGCTGAATACGGACGGCAAAATCGCCTTCCGGGCACAGGCGGGTAGAGAGATACATGCCTCGCCGGCCATCGACTCGGATGGCACCCTGTATTTTGGCTCCTACGACGGCAACTTTTACGTAATAACCAGGGACGGGCGCCTCAAATGGTCTTACAAGACCGGCGGTATAATCGAATCTTCCCCGGCCCTGGACGCGGACGGGAATGTCTACTTTGGTACGGGTGAATTGAGGGGGGCCAACGGGAGGGCTGGAAGACTGCTCGCCCTCGACCCTGACGGTAAGTTACTGTGGGCTTTTGAGACAGAGGATTGGATCGAGTCCTCTCCGGCAATCGGGCCGGGCGGCGTCATCTACGTCGGCTCTAACGACCATAACCTCTACGCCATCGGGCCTTCCTCTGCTAAATAG
- a CDS encoding DUF1573 domain-containing protein, translated as MKMNPERLFLCLFAVLVVLVLGGKLPLAADTETEKTPRIVFEEDSHDFGVVYKGEKATHSFRFTNAGAGDLVIERVKTSCGCTAAAPSNKTIPPGNRAEIEVAFKSGVFRGNIRKTVTVTTNDPETPSYVLTIKANVLEEVVAEPRQLFFEPVKQGQSVTMKVEIKPVTDLELKIKRVRAASPVLKLRHKKKGEENTYILEVSTRKDAPLGRFAGDIQVFTNSKRQGVLVIPFFGEIISDVSVFPAKVSYGVVRKGKETMRQILITVHKKDVKLKSFDVEPDYLSLHLIPDTNNYFHRLEITVGKDVPVGRIEGKLKIHTTSKDQPLLTVPIYGVVKEG; from the coding sequence ATGAAGATGAATCCTGAGCGTCTCTTTTTATGTCTTTTTGCGGTACTCGTAGTCCTGGTGTTGGGAGGGAAGCTGCCCCTCGCGGCAGATACCGAAACCGAAAAAACACCCCGCATAGTTTTTGAAGAGGACTCACACGACTTTGGCGTGGTCTACAAGGGAGAAAAGGCTACCCACAGCTTTAGATTCACTAACGCGGGCGCCGGTGACCTGGTAATAGAAAGGGTCAAGACGTCCTGCGGCTGCACGGCGGCCGCGCCTTCTAACAAGACGATTCCACCGGGAAATCGGGCGGAGATAGAGGTGGCCTTCAAGTCGGGCGTCTTCAGGGGCAACATCCGTAAGACTGTGACCGTTACCACGAATGACCCGGAGACACCGAGCTATGTCCTTACCATTAAGGCAAACGTCCTTGAAGAGGTTGTTGCCGAACCGCGGCAGCTATTTTTTGAACCTGTAAAGCAGGGGCAGTCCGTTACCATGAAGGTGGAGATAAAACCCGTTACAGACCTGGAGCTGAAAATAAAAAGGGTTAGAGCGGCCAGTCCTGTCTTAAAGCTGCGTCACAAGAAGAAGGGCGAGGAAAACACCTACATCCTTGAGGTGTCCACCAGGAAAGACGCCCCTCTGGGCAGGTTTGCAGGCGACATTCAGGTGTTTACAAATAGTAAGAGGCAGGGCGTGCTTGTCATACCGTTCTTTGGAGAGATAATAAGTGACGTGTCCGTCTTCCCGGCCAAGGTCTCTTACGGTGTGGTGCGGAAGGGCAAGGAGACTATGAGACAAATACTTATCACCGTACACAAAAAGGACGTGAAACTTAAGAGCTTTGACGTTGAACCCGACTACCTCTCCCTGCACCTCATACCTGACACGAACAATTACTTCCACCGACTGGAGATAACGGTTGGCAAGGACGTCCCCGTGGGAAGAATCGAGGGCAAGCTGAAGATACACACTACCAGTAAGGACCAGCCACTCCTGACCGTACCGATCTACGGCGTAGTTAAGGAAGGCTGA
- the nusA gene encoding transcription termination factor NusA — MDKEELLRLVEALHREKDIDKEIVFQGIESALMSAARKHFAHREDITITIDRTTGELIAQEGDRRIDPSELGRISAQTAKQVMIQKIREAERDAIYEEFVKRKGTIVTGNVQRFDGPNIVVHLGRVEALLPKSEQIVDEVYHQGDRVRAMLLDVRKVTQRVKLVLSRSHPSFVKKLFELEVPEISENVIEIKAIAREAGYRTKIAVLSQDPHVDCVGACVGVRGSRIKNIVDELVGEKIDIIRWDEAPEALIPNTLKPAEITGIMLSPETRQATVVVPNDQLSLAIGKRGQNVRLASKLTTWDIDILTEEELSQKEIETEGSETTDQTPSENDKEEPAASAPDEEELSKKEIETEGSETTDQTPSENDKEEPAASAPDEEKLSKKETQTKGSETTDQTPFGNDKEELAASTPDNE, encoded by the coding sequence GTGGACAAAGAAGAACTTCTCAGATTGGTCGAAGCCCTGCACAGGGAAAAGGATATAGACAAAGAGATAGTATTCCAGGGCATAGAGTCTGCACTTATGTCTGCCGCCAGGAAGCACTTTGCCCACAGGGAAGACATCACCATAACAATAGACAGAACAACCGGAGAACTCATCGCCCAGGAAGGAGACAGGAGGATTGACCCCTCGGAACTGGGGCGAATAAGTGCCCAAACAGCCAAGCAGGTCATGATACAGAAGATAAGGGAGGCGGAAAGAGACGCCATCTACGAGGAGTTTGTAAAGAGAAAAGGCACTATCGTCACCGGTAACGTGCAGCGGTTCGACGGCCCTAACATCGTTGTACATCTGGGGAGGGTCGAGGCGCTGTTGCCCAAATCAGAGCAAATTGTAGACGAGGTCTACCACCAGGGTGACAGGGTGCGCGCAATGCTCCTTGATGTGAGAAAGGTCACGCAGAGGGTAAAGCTGGTACTGTCGAGAAGCCATCCCAGCTTCGTGAAAAAACTCTTCGAATTAGAGGTACCCGAGATATCAGAAAATGTAATCGAAATCAAGGCTATCGCGAGAGAGGCGGGATACAGGACCAAGATTGCCGTGCTGTCGCAAGACCCGCATGTGGACTGTGTAGGCGCGTGTGTCGGAGTTCGCGGCTCAAGGATTAAGAACATAGTTGACGAACTGGTCGGAGAGAAGATAGACATTATCCGATGGGATGAGGCCCCTGAGGCGCTAATACCCAATACCCTCAAACCGGCGGAGATTACCGGGATTATGCTGTCCCCGGAGACACGCCAGGCAACGGTAGTGGTGCCTAACGACCAGCTCTCACTGGCCATTGGGAAGCGAGGCCAAAATGTTCGGCTGGCCTCTAAACTCACGACCTGGGACATAGACATACTTACCGAAGAAGAATTGTCTCAGAAAGAGATCGAGACAGAGGGAAGCGAAACCACGGACCAAACGCCTTCCGAGAACGACAAGGAAGAACCTGCAGCCTCTGCTCCCGATGAAGAAGAATTGTCTAAGAAAGAGATAGAGACAGAGGGAAGCGAAACCACGGACCAAACGCCTTCCGAGAATGACAAGGAAGAACCTGCAGCCTCTGCTCCCGATGAAGAAAAATTGTCTAAGAAAGAGACCCAGACAAAGGGAAGCGAAACCACGGACCAAACGCCTTTCGGGAATGACAAGGAGGAACTTGCAGCCTCTACTCCCGATAATGAATAA